Genomic DNA from Vespa velutina chromosome 6, iVesVel2.1, whole genome shotgun sequence:
ttttaaattatttgaaaaatcgcATTGTATAATGTCGAGTCTAATTCGACGTTAGAGTTGATGTGTAAGAAATGTCGACGTTGAGATAAGAATGATAAGTGTTAAAGAATGATTATCATTCGGTTCAACAAGatttgaacaatttttctttttatcatttgatcGAATCCAAAATATTCCAAACGATAATtctcatcgttattttatttatcaatttgaataaaaattggaaACTTTCCTATTAACGTTGAATCATTAAATGATcgatcaaattattaaaacgatatcCTAACGGTAATTCTCATTCGATGATACTACCTGTTGAATTGTTTCTATCAagtattcattataaatatttcctctttttcttttctttttttttttcttttttttttcctttactcaTCGTCTCTGAAGTGTCTCTTTAAACTCATGGAGAGCCTACGCAGGTACGTCAGAACAGGAAGCAGGGGATGCGCGGTGGCATTCTCGCAGGACGAGGAGTAGTTCgcgaagggaaaagaaagaaatgtggAGAGGGGTAGATACACGCGCAGGAGGAGTTGGACTGGGCCCACCAGGTGCACGTATTACCTATAAGGATGAGCACGAAACCAAGTGGGAACCATATGTTGATGCGGCGAAGAACTTGCTGGCACGCGCCACACTCAAACTCGAGCCTTTACACCGCGAAGATCTTCTCGCCGTGTCTTTTAGTTCGTGCTCTTCGAAAGTTCtttctgttgttgttgttgttgttgtttttttcttttttttctttttttcttcctctttttcaatCGACGAACAGACGGGCGAGGAGAGATTGGTGAAgcttcccttttccttttcttttcgataaaagaGTGAATTCTAGAATATCgaagtaacgaaaaaaaaaaaataaaataaaataaaaaataaataaataaataaataaataaataaataatattcgaacGATTTCACGAGCTATGTGTTTCTTATTCATTGTGAAAAATTAGATAGTAGAAGATAGATAAGAATGACAAGgatagaaataattcgatCGTGAAAGTGAAATTCGATAGAGTTTCCAAGTGAAATCTAAGCTAGGCGAtgttaacgaagaaaaaaatatattctatttgaaGGAGGATATGTACGAGATTACCGATGATCTGATTTTAAAACGGTACATGCAGGATTTCAATTGATAATGGCTCTATTATCCAATCATCATAGCGATTATCAATCCTGCTCCTCGGACATGTTAACGTCCACTTATTCGACATCAACTGGAAGGACGTATGATCCACTTTATCCTTCGCCATATAATTCGCCAAATTGCGAACACGTTAAGACAATGTACGGGGAGAATTATGTGTACAAAGGTGAATTAACGCCACGAAGAGAACTTGAGAATCTTGATTATGCGAAAAATTTGGAAACAGAGTATTCGAGAACACCTGAGGGATACGAAAGAGGACCTTGTGGTGTTTTGACACCCGTTACACCACAACGGTTAGTTCGTTTCtttacaatgttttttttttctttttctttttttttctttatcatttgttccgtcgtattttatttttctattccttagCGACATTTTTTCCAGGGAAGAAAATTGAACTTTGAAAAAGTTTGAAATTAATCGACGATAATCGGTAACTTTTTTGCTCGACTATTTTTCTCTGTTGTCCTTGTTGCACGGTTTTGTTCACATGTTTGATCACATTGATGAAAAATGTTTCTCACGCACGATTCAAATTTTCCAtggggaatttttttttttttttttttttattatttcgagcACATTGAATCGTAACAAATCAACGATTATTTCACAGATACGAGAGTCAACATCATATGGATCATGGAATGTCACCTAGAACTACCTTGTACGAGGATAATTCAATGGAATATCATCCGACGGCTTACTGTTATGAGAATCTCGCGCAAAAACCTAAATATCAATCTATGGAGAGTGACAAGACAGTTTGTACGATTGTCGAGTCGCGAAGAAATTGTTGGGACGCGATATCATCGACGGTTCAggttcgaaagaaaaacatttattattaaacgttaatttaataattaaggaaagaatttaagaaagagggataaggttttcaaaaaaaaaaatttcattccaaGGAAAATTTTCTGATCTCTGAAGATTTTGATTATTTGCGGATATACAAAAATCAAAtcttttagaagaaaaataataattatattaaatatatatgtacatatatatatatatacaaaatttatacaataatatttaatttatcgttgatcataaataatgttaaaaataaaaattttactgtTCTTCGTTAATCGATCATTCTTTATATCTAAAGTAAatgtaaaagtaaatttttcaaaaattggtttttattactacttttttcataatagaaaaatcaatCATCTCCTACGACACAGCcaagaagaggaagacgaCGTTCGAGCGATGTACCCCCATCACCGAGTGTTCTCAAAAGGCGTAGATTGGCTGCGAACGCACGGGAGAGACGTCGCATGAATGGTTTGAACGACGCCTTCGATAAATTGCGCGAGGTTGTACCAAGTTTAGGAGCCGATCATAAGCTCAGTAAATTTGAGACTCTTCAAATGGCTCAAACATATATCGCCGCACTTTGTGAATTACTCGAGAAACACgatggaaaaagataaaaaggtgAGCTCGATCAAAAGTTTCTATTCGTTTgtcttaaaaatttcttatcaattattatcgatagatgccgaattaatattgttactaattataatttatttctgagtcaagagtatatatatatatatatatatatatactcttattTTGGGTACAAAGTGTATCTAAAAATTGTAGTACAAGCCAAAAAGGATTGATTCATCgtgcaaataataaattgcaaatgtataatcataattttctttttttttttattgaatattgttttcaagaaaatcaataataaaatttcaaatcaagTACACGTGCATTTGAAACGTAATGAAAATCAATTTcgcatttaattattatatttctattcatAAACAATATCGTGACTTGGtatgaattatattactaCGTTAAATCTCAATGATACGgtaattaaagtaattaattttttatattacaatttaataaataatcgttaggctatgtaatattttaaagtcAGTTACAACGAACAGGATCACTGAACTTTAATTCGTCAAAATACACGATTACttgatttgtaaataatgtatttctaTAGTATAAAGTATGAATTACAATAAACTATAAATCTGCGAATGAATCGTTAAGATGCTGAATATCTcgtaaacgatattaatttaattaaatataattttaatcgcaAATGAccattattatgtaaatatgcaaaaaaaaaaaaaaaggaaaaaatataagtatccATTTAAACGAACTATGTTAACTtcataaattgaaaaagttacgaggtaaaaaaagaaaaataaattgtttaaatgcATTTTGTAGTTGACTCAGAACcgtgcaaattttttttattgaactttcaatcgaaatattttcttggacggacaccctatatatatatatattaactatattaataaatatatttatataagtattatataagttacatattatatatatattataatataatatatataataataataatatttataatataatataagttgAAGATGAATTAAACGTAGATATAGATTTTCTGGACAAtccgatataaaaattaattgataaatttcatttgataaatattagattggaaaagaaaaattgtgatTTTCAATTTGCGACGACTGATTATGAATAGATCGTagcttaattaatataaaaagtgagTTGATAATTCTACGTCGAAGGATGTGCCATTAGAATGTTAATATTCCTGATTTGGTCTGTTCACTTTTATCATCATGTTCCTTCTTATCATTAACTTAgaatacttcttttcttttttttttttttgataatgtaaatatatacctattaaataatatttattacgacaTCTGGTCTGTGTacctaaatataatatttttattatacttgtaTAGAATAAATGTGTGCGACTAACGGTGTCCAAAGATTAATCATAATGAAGattgattttacattaatttttgtataagataattttattgtacaatGACGTATACAATTATGTATTTCCCtttaatttttactatttcCGTCCCATTCATAAGATattccacacacacacacacacacacacacacacacacatacatatatatatatatattacaattaatttctaaGCAAAGCGCAAAGGATATGTtcttatagataaatattagaaaattaaggAGATATACAGCATCAGACCAAagaagtatttatataaatcataactTAGTGTGTCATTgcgattactttttttttttttcctaacagTATTCCCGATAGATTTTTTAAGCACGACTTGAAGAAATGTTGTAttcttgtattattattattattattattattattattattattattattattattattattagtattattattattattattattattattattattattattattataataagaaattttataaataaagtacGGTGAGAAATGAACGATATTGGATTAGATAGTATTACTTTCACGAAACAGCTTGTTAACTAACGAGATCTAGAAGGAAAGCAATTTGaaaccctttctctttctatctttttcttttgtaaatagaaaatatcaatCGAAAATTTTGACAGATAGGTGGAGACGAAGAAATCTGTCATTTCTTAAAACTCATGGGCGGACAACGGATCATGATACACAATGGGTCCTCGTCAAAGACGATTTGCACGATTATTTTTCCTCTGTCATATGTATAACATTCTATCATCCGTGGAAttgtattagaaaattattgattccTATATATTATGCgataacaaaagaatttcattttaaaattgcCACGTTACGGTTTCGAACGacagaaaaagtgagagagagagagagagagagaaagagagagagagagagaagatacggAAAATATGCGAAATAAGCAGAACGGATTTAACGAAGTGGTTACCGGAATTTTGGGCGTTACTGAAAATGGTCAAACCAAGAAAAGGATCGTAcggaaaatcgattttaaatgCGATTTTCACTGACCGTAACCTTCCACAGACAACATCCATTTGatcagaaaataaattaacaaaccACGAATAATCACATGAGAGAGATAATCATTCGTATCGTCTATATTTGAACTGTCCTTCGATActattaaacgatattttattattaattgaaaaattaagagaaaagacTATATcctgtttatttgttttgtttctttctttctttttttcttttttttttttcctttttctcgtgaATAAacgtacgaataaaatttacatgaaaatattgatttcaGAGTATCATTAGATATATcgaagtaaaggaaaaattcGTCACGGCACGTTGCAGGTACAAAAGGACGAAGGAACCTTTGATCCAAAAATCTCATGACACCTCGCTATCCTTATGgtgttaagaaagaaataatattagatatatcgaGCTTTACCACCATCTGACACCGTGTCGAAAGAATTTGCCACCAATCCTTTCCTTCTGACCGCAAACTCGTTAAACCCTTTTGTCGTAatcatatttttccattttctctctctctctctctctctctctttctttctttctctttctatcttgttgattaagaacaaaaaaatatcgttaaaagaatataaacattaaaattcataaacTTTCTATCACGATCAAGATTAAtatttgcaaaaagaaaattgtaatcttttaaatacacatacatacatatataatacatacatagatacatacatacatatatatatatatatatatatatatgcatcggTAATGAACAATCATAttgtttaatgttatttttttcaagtcACCCATCTCACGAAAGTTAAAGGttactttgaaaaataaacgacGAATTAGTCGCGGCGGTCTTTTAGTTATAGACCGACAAAAGGAGTTGGCTATTAGATTAGTGCTCGAAAGAACTTGCCGACAAGATGACTAAGGTATCCTCGTTTACTAGCTTCGAACTCTTCTAACTGAAGATGTTGTCTTCGAGAGAAGCAAACGAATCcgagaaaatcattttctcgTCCTCGACAATGGCTTTGCTAACCATTCGCCGGTGATTTCAATGCATGAAAtcatactcatatatatatatatatatatgtatacatatataaatttttctaaattcgtCCAAGAGAAAATCATAATGAAAACTCATTAAAGATCATCCATcgagatattttcatttgcaaaagatttatttatgaatttttttcacgggtttttctttttcttttttctttctttctttttattttatcctatcgataatatatatttaataagatagaGAGTTTTATGggaaatatattctattgtaTTTCGTTGTGGAGAAACAAGACGAAAACGATGACagcgaaaggagaaaggacAAACCACAAATGAACAGCTagctctccttctctctctctctctctgtctcactctctttctctctctctctctctctctctctctctctctcaacggCAGATGCCCGAGAAATTATGTGAATCCGTATGCTACGAAGGAGATCAAAAAGATTTCTATATTCTTATGgtcttttatagaaaaaaaaaaaattttttcactcTTAAActgcatttaaataaaaccTAAAACGTGcgatccttcttctcctttttcttctcgtcaaaataagaaaggacgagaaaaaaatgtaaaataagagagagagagagagagagagagagagagagagagagagagagagagagataagaaagaaaagaaaagaaaaaaaaaacacgagcGATCACGCAGATCGTGCCtgtacgtatacacatatatgtatatgtgtatcgCGCCGGGGCTATTTcccgtcttttttctttttctttttttttttttctttttttacattcagCTTCCTTTACACTTCCTTTTACATTATTCTTCTCGTCGTCCGTTCctccctattttttttcttttttttttttgtttttgtttttattattattatcatttgtcTTCTTTACAGGAAACatatatgctttttttttctcctttttctttctcttgttttatttgtatttttatttattttttttttttcttttttttttttttttattggaacTGCGTCAGTTGcttcgaaataaaagaaccgGTAAGTGAGTCTCGGTACCCTATCATCAGAGTGATAACATATGAAACGTTCTCTTCGTTGGTAGTCTCTGCGTGTCCTACGTtagaatataaatcaatttatgagaaaggaataaaaaaaaaaaaaaaaaaaaaaaaaaaaaaaaaaaaaataaaggaaaaacaaaagaaatcaaagaaaaaatatatatcatgatCGTgtcatatttatacattataaacgTGTCacaattatacaataataatgtaatcctgaaattatttttcaggCAATATGTTCCCCTCTTCTGTGCGTCTCCATGGGACTCTCCCGATGGGTGCACATGAAAATTCATAGttcgtacacacatatatatatatatatatatatatatatatatatatatatatatatatgtatatatataccccaTATCGCGAGTATTATTACCGTATTTTCGTAACACAGTATTATCGACACGGCACGCGCCCTGTCCGAAATATGGTGAACAGATGAGCACGATGAATACTTTCAGAACTTGTGGTACCGTATTCACGATGAATCGCGAAAATGATTCCAACATCGTAGCATAGTGATTTTCCAAGACCttcgaagaatataatataccaatacatgtacatatatatacatacaccaTACGCAGAAAAAGTCGCGTATACCAAGTGTTACCAACAAATCATTTGGATCGCTACGATTAATGTTTCCAGATAATTTCCGTCGTCATTCTCTTTAaagtttcttattaaataaatgtatcccTGCTATAAAATTGAATCCGACATTGTCCCGTTTCATTTTATAACgtgcgataataattttatttgaattatatacatatatatatatatatatatatatatatatatcagttatACGGAAGTAGATCGTTAGCCATCGGACTAGTTAagatagaagaataaaaataaaaggaaaatgaaaaaaaaaaaagaagaagaagaagaagaagaataaaaaaaggaaggaagaaacgttTATTCTATCGTACAATTAAGATGTAGTTAACCCTCTGTATCTTTCTCCGTTTATGGTAGCCCGGCAATTGACTACGGACACGCTTCGCCGACCGGCCCTGTAACCGATGCAACAGATGACACTGACTTCTCGATGGCACCAGCCTACCTATCACGAGGGTACGGGCATCCCCATTTGTTCTTCGTCCTGTGGACTCGTGCCATGTGGTGATGGCCCTCCTCCGACCCAGAAACCAACCCCCGACACGTCATCGAAATacctaatttatttttcgactacattgactctctctcttctcctcactcctcctcctccttttcctctctacaatcctccccctccccctccaaGCCTACATTTCccgttcattttattttcattcgtttgttaTATACGttgcaataatattaaacaatgaattatatttgtttaattaaatacgtAAACATTTCGCACGAATAAGATTATAACAAATCGCTTTAAACGGTTAACGAATAGAGTAACGTTAGAGAATTGCAAGGGTTAAGTAGTAACATTTTCTTCGACTAACTTCGTACGGTATCTTAGAAGAAGATTACCAGTTGAGAGGACGAGAAGACACTTATCCTATCTTAGCGGACCCGATCAGTCTCTCTTAGTTCAATGGAATCGTTTCTCGCGAGCCTTAGTCGCGAACGATTTTCTCTCAAGTTCGACAGGAAACGTCCATTAGAGAGATCTTCTCGAAGGTGGATTTATGGTTTCGAGATCcgccttttttcttctttctcttttttcctttcttttctttttttgttttgttttatccctctctctctctctctctctctcatttgctttctttctttctttttttttttttttgagtgcCATGTCACGTGGCATACTGCGGGTAACTTTTTTgccattctctcttttacacgaATTCACGAACCTGATAATTTTACGACGATTTTAAAGTTGTCACCAATCGGCATATAATCGTTCCATCCGGAGAGTCATTGTTACTATTCTAAGGTTCTAAGCGAAGTGTCATGTTTTGTACAGCGGGGTGtcaaacgataaaagaaaccCGGTGCATCATTTTTTACGTTGCATCTTTAACGTTTTTGCCGATCAATAGGATCAATGAGAAACTAACGAAGTTTCCTTTATCGTacgatctttttaaaaatgtcattTGAAAATAGAACGATCTTCCTTATAATTTCTGATCAttcaagatataaatattgaataatgtgaatatataaattttttcgaaagaaatgccattgtaaagtaaaataaaatttcacttACGTTATTCATAAAACGTCATATCTCTGTTGTATCGATTCATAGATaagatatcatttaattataataaattcgtcAATTATCAATTCTATATAAGTTTagacaaaaaattaatcataaaataataatatcgtttaatttttacaaatattttacaaaaaag
This window encodes:
- the LOC124950200 gene encoding heart- and neural crest derivatives-expressed protein 1-like, whose product is MALLSNHHSDYQSCSSDMLTSTYSTSTGRTYDPLYPSPYNSPNCEHVKTMYGENYVYKGELTPRRELENLDYAKNLETEYSRTPEGYERGPCGVLTPVTPQRYESQHHMDHGMSPRTTLYEDNSMEYHPTAYCYENLAQKPKYQSMESDKTVCTIVESRRNCWDAISSTVQKNQSSPTTQPRRGRRRSSDVPPSPSVLKRRRLAANARERRRMNGLNDAFDKLREVVPSLGADHKLSKFETLQMAQTYIAALCELLEKHDGKR